GTAAGTGTAGTTAAAAAGCCTGTAGTTTCAGTGCTTGCCACGGGTGAAGAAGTGGTGGATTTGGATGAAGAATATAAAATGGGACAGATAAGAAGTTCTAATAATTACACACTTACAGCTCTTGGGAGAAGTTTGGGTTATGAGACTCATAATCTTGGAATAGCAGGAGACAATAAAGAGTCGATAAAAAACAAGATAATTTCAGCCCTCCAAAATAGTGATATAGTTGTTACGACCGGAGGAGTAAGCGTAGGGGATTTTGATTTCGTAAAAGAAATTACAGGAGAGTTTGATGTTTTATTTCACGGGGTTAATATAAAGCCCGGTCAGTGGATTATGATAGCACGTGCAGGTGAAAAGTATATCGTTTCCCTTCCCGGATTCCCTTACAGCAGTTTTGTGACGTTTTTACTTTATGTGGTACCTATTGCGGATGCATTTGAAAATAAAAAATCATTAAAAGTAATTGAGGCTAAATTAAGAGACGATTTTATTAAAAAATTCAAAAAAACACAGTTTGTGGCAGTTAATGTTTCTTTTGAGAACGGAGAATATGTTGTTGATACAAAAGGTAAAAAACAAGGCAGCAGCGGAATTTTGACAAACCTTATAGGTAATGAGGCTTTAATGGTGTTAAATGAAGGGCTGTACTCTTTAAGTGCCGGTGAAAAAGTAAAAGTAATATTATATTAGATATAATTTTATAAAAAAGGATGCGGAATGAAAAAGTTACTATTAAGCGTATTTGCTGCAGGTAGTTTGTTTGCGGGCAATTTTGCTAATTTACAGATTACAAATGATACTATAATGGTGGAAGGACAAGCAAAAGTATCTTACGAACAGCCTTTTTATGTAAGAGGCGGGTATTTAATTAATTCTGATAAATCGAATTTCTTTTATGCAGGAGTCAAAAGTGAAGGCCAGGCTATAGGTATTGATTTGCCGATTAAGTTTTCTTTGTTTGTTGATTTTGTGCATACGACTAAAAATTCAGCGCTTCCGGTAGGTATAGGCGCTTCAAGTTATATCGGGCAGTTTTCAATTCCTGTTTTTGTAAGAGGAGAGTTTGAATATGCTCCTAAAATTTTAAGTTTTGACGAAGCTGATAAGTTTATGAAATTTAAAGTTGAAGCAGGAACTCAGTTTATTGAAAACGGAGAAGTGTTTGTCGGATATAGAGATATTAGTTTTGATAACAATTATGACAGTAGTTTATATGTAGGGGTAGGTTTTACATTTTAATTTAGTGAAATTGACTCAATATACTTGACTTTTTGTTGATTAAGTTATATAATTTTAAAAAACTTAAGGAGAGGAAATGGCAAGAGTAGTAGGATTTAAAAAAATTGAAGCAGTTTTCAAAAAAGCGGCAAGTTTAGAGCTTGATAAATCTAAAGCTGACAGAATAATCGATATAGTTGAAAAAAAATTCCATGATTTATTATTGGTTGCTGTTGAAAAAACAGGATACAACGGAAGAGATGTGATTCAACCGGCGGACATGCCTTTAACAAGAGGTTTTGAAGAAAGTATCAGAGAATTTAAAAAACTTGAAGAAGAAGTGGATCTTAAAGACGTTCTATTATATTTAGAACAAATTCCACCGTTAAAATACCCTATTTCAAAAGAACTTGAAGAAGTTTTACCTGAATATATCGGTGCGTTAATGTTAATAGTTGCGAGAGTTCTTAAACAAATCGGAGCACATAAAAAACCAAGTGTTGAAGATATCGAAAAAGCAGAAAGAATTTTAGACCTGACTTTATAATCAGGTTTTTTCCTTTCACTTTTCAAATCACTTCTTATTGGTGTCTGTCACTTCTTGAACTAAACTATCTTTAATAATTTATTTATCTGGTTTTGTTATTCAACGTGTAAAAAATAAAAATAAGAAAATAGTGTTGAAAATATATTCAATATCCGCGCATAATTTGGATAGTAACAGAAACGAATATTTTGTATAAAAAATCACTTAACTTAGTATAATTTCATTAAAAAGGTTGGGAATGAATATTAATACTCCTGCTTATGTTATAGAAGAAAAACTCCTTGAAAAAAATCTGAAAGTCTTAGACAGAGTTCAAAAAGAAGCGGATGCTAAAATTCTTGTAGCTCTTAAAGGATATGCAACATGGTCAACGTTTGATCTGCTTGAGAAATATTTAAGCGGGGCAACTGCCAGCGGTCTTTGGGAAGCAAAATTAGCAAATATGAAACCGTGGGAAGTTCATACTTACTGCCCTGCTTTTAAAGATAGCGAAATAGATGAAGTTGCAGATATATCGCATACAGTGGTGTTTAATAGCTTCAATCAGCTTGAAAGATTCGAAAATAGGGTAAAAGACAAATCACTTATCGGGCTTAGGGTGAATCCCGGAGTGTCAAGTTCTCCTGTACCTTTATATGATCCATGTGCACCATTTAGCCGTCTTGGGATCCCAAAGGTTAATTTCAAGGCAGATAAACTTAAAAACGTAAGCGGTCTGCATTTTCACGCTCTGTGTGAACAGCTTGATGATGCGCTTGAGAGAACGCTTGAAGGATTTGAAAAACTTTACGGTGAATATCTTAAAGATATGGAGTGGGTGAATTTCGGTGGAGGCCATCATATTACAAGAGAAGGGTATGATGTCGAACATTTAATTGAAATGATTAAAGCGTTTAGAAGCAGATATCCGAATATAAAAGATGTGTATCTTGAACCAGGTGAAGCAGTAGGACTAAATGCAGGATATTTGGTCGCCGAAGTGCTTGATATAATTGACAACGGTATGAAAATAGCTATACTTGATACATCTGCCGAAGCTCATATGCCCGATGTCCTTGCAATGCCATATAGACCCGTGGTAAGAGGAGCAGGAGAACCAAATGAGAAAAAATACACCTACAGACTTGGGGGTGTTACCTGTCTTGCCGGAGACGTTATAGGAGATTACAGTTTTGATAAGCCTCTTGAAATAGGAGACAAGGTTATATTTGAGGATATGGCTATTTATACGATGGTTAAAAATACAGCATTTAACGGAATCAAACTTCCGGATATAATCATAAAAAGAAAAGACGGATCAATTTATAAGGCAAGAGAGTTTCATTATGAGGATTTTAAAAATCGCTTAAGTTAAAGTTCTCACTGAACTCTTTTACTTTTTCAAACGGTAAAGCAGGTGAAAAATAGTATCCCTGAATATAATCTACATCCATAAATCTTAAACTGTTAAGTTGGGCTTTTGTTTCAACACCTTCAGCAACAACTTTAATATTTAAGTCTTTACATAGATTAACAGTATTTTGACAAACTAAAAATCCCTTTTTGGTTTCTATTTCATCTATAAGTGTTTTGTCAAGTTTGAGTTCATCAAATTTATTTTTGATTAATGTCTCTAACGATGAATACCCTACACCAAAATCATCAATAGAAATCAAATATTTGTGTTGTATTAATTTGTTAATGTTTTCTTTTGCGTTACTATCAACAAAACTTCTTTCTATAACTTCAAAAACAACGTTTTCGTCTTTAAACATTTCAATTATTTTGTCCATTGCATCACTACTTTTTAATGTATCAGGATGAAGATTTATACTTATTTGTGGGAAAAAGTTTTGGAGTTGCCATGTTTGCAAATCTTCTTTTACTTGTTGGCATACCCATATATCTATAATAGGTGCAAGTCCGGATTTTTCAATAATATCTAAGAAAAAAGGACCTTTTATTTGCCCATTATCGTTATATCTTATTAGGGCCTCAAATTTTTGAGCTTTATTGTATTTCAGGTCTATTTTTGGCTGATAATATATAAGCAGATTGTTCTGATTTAAATCGTTAATTAATTCATTCAATTTTGTATTTGCTTCTATTAATTCCTGATTGGCTAAAAAAGCTTTAATATCTTTTTTTGCTCTTATTTCGTCTTTTATTTCCAGATTGTTTTGAAGAATATATTTTTTGTTTTCAAGGGACTGTATTTCAAAATATTTTTTAATAAAATGAGAATAAATTATCGTGTCAATTACTATAAGAGATAATTGAAAAGCCGGAACGATAAAAGAATTGGTTTTTAAAAAGCCGTCAATAAATACCGGAGTTGACCAAATTACATGATAAGTTGAAAAACTTAAAGGAACGATATTGATAAAAATATAAGCAAGAATAAGATTCAACAAAGGTAAAAACACAAAAGGCAAAAATAAAAATCTGTTAAATACTACAATTAAGAAAATAATAATATCGTTAATATTGAAAATAACAAACGGAGCAGCAATTTTTGATAATGTTTTTACGGTGTTGTCTTTTGCATGTATTAAAAGGGCTATCAACAAGCTTAACCCTACACCGGCACCACCTATATTTATAAAAATTCTATGAAATTCTCCGTATGTTAAATTAGGAAACATCTGTCTGAATAATATCTCTTTTCCGAAAAGAGCGTTTACCATATGTTCACCATGTATTCCAATAAACCAAAACAGTTGAACCAAAAAATCCCTTATTGCCAAAATAATAATATTAGGAAGATTTATAACCAGCGGATTGTATTTATCTATAATTATGTCCATAATAGCGTCAACGGAAATATAAAGCACCATTGTGGCGATATAAGCTGCAAAAAATACAAAAATATAATTGAAAAATCTGTATATATGATAATTACCGTCCGTTAAATTAATATGCAATGAAAATTTCGGATATAAAATTTTTAGGAAATAGGTACTTACTATCGGTGCAAAAATTGTAGCCGTGGTAAATCCATAAGGCAGTATTAATGGAAATTTCGGATTTTCATATACCGTAATAGATAAAAATGTAACGATTGATAAAATAATAGCGATAATTTCTGAAACTTTTATTCTTTTTGCAACAAAAAAAGCAATGGAAACAGTTGCTATTAAAGAAGTGAAAGATGTTACAGTTTTTGTAAATTTGTCCAAAAGGTCTTTAGGTATAAAACTTATATTAAAATAATTTATAAAGATATAAAACAGCATTAAAAATGCTGTAAAAATAATAAAAGGAATAACAGCGACAAATGCTTCTTGTAAAGTAATTATAAACGCTACAATTCTTTTATTTAAAAGAAATTTCAATCTCCTGGCCTTTAAAATTTTTGGAATTATATCAAATGTTGCAATCGCAACTTTTATTTTTATATGTGTTTATTAAACTCTGTATAAAAAGTGTGTACACGGTTAAATGGAAGTGCAGGTGAAAAATAATACCCCTGAACATAATCTATGTTTATTAATTTTACCTTTTCATACTGTTCTTTTGTTTCAACTCCTTCCGCGACAACTTTATAATATAAATCATGGCATAGATTAACCGTATGTTTGCAAACTGCAAATCCTTTTTCCGTATTAATAATATCGATTAAAGATTTGTCGATTTTCAGTTCGTCAATTTTTAGTTTTGTTATTATTTCCAAACTTGAATAACCTATTCCATAATCGTCAATTGCTATTTTAAATCCGTTGTTTTGAAGCCTGTAGACGTTGTTTTCAGCAATTTTTCCATATAAAAAGCTTCTTTCAATAATTTCAAACATTATATTTTTTTCATATAATATGTCTATTATTTTATTAATTGCGTCTTTACTTTTTAACGTATCAGGGTGAAGATTTATGCTTATTTGGGGATTGAAACCTTCTTTTTCCCATAGGTTTAAATGTTTTTTAACTTCTTTACATGCCCATATGTCTATAATAGGGGCTAAGCCGGCTTCTTCAATTATGGGAAGAAATTCCGGTCCGGTGATTTTTCCATTTATGCTGTGTCTTATTAACGCTTCGAATTTATTGCAAGAATTGTTTGTAATATCTATTTGAGGCTGATAATAGATTTTTAGTGTGTCTTTATTTAGAGAATTGATCACTTCATCTAATTTCGCCTGTGCGGCAATTAATTCTTTGTGGGCTTTGAATGCGTAAATCCCTTCTTTTGACTTTATTTCTACAGGAATTTCCAAGTTTTTTTCTAATATGTCAATATGAGAAGAATATGAGTTTGAAGTGACGAATTTTTTGGTGAAATACATGTATACCAACGTATCAATAATAACCAAAAACACCTGTAGTAATATAACTAAAATATTGCCATTCGTTTTCAGATATGAGTCGATAAAAACGGGTGTAGTCCATGATACGTAATAGTGAGTGAAATCAATATGTACGATGTGTAAAAATATATATGCGATAATAATGTTTAGTAAC
This genomic interval from Nautilia profundicola AmH contains the following:
- a CDS encoding EAL domain-containing protein, giving the protein MNELIKNKKILLFIVTLQEAFTAVVPFFLLTAFVTLLLSFAIYFNSDIFFISPKALLYLSKTLQSFTSIVAVISISYFFALRIKTSQIISIILSVCVFVTLTLIENSSVYIFKVNDYTSIIKLIDDISIPLILPYGFTPATLISPILSTYLLKYFYPKLTLNISAMDGNYHIYKLFNYLFVFFVAYFVAIILYVFVNFFMNIFFHEFNPLEMNIPDVLILIIRDFMVQVLWFIGIHGSHTVNGLFGKAILFKEVCPNLTYGEFNRMFVLIGGAGIGLGMLISFWIFIKDRALRYITKISTPFVFFNINTLLIYSIIVLNRFFLIPFIFLPLLNIIIAYIFLHIVHIDFTHYYVSWTTPVFIDSYLKTNGNILVILLQVFLVIIDTLVYMYFTKKFVTSNSYSSHIDILEKNLEIPVEIKSKEGIYAFKAHKELIAAQAKLDEVINSLNKDTLKIYYQPQIDITNNSCNKFEALIRHSINGKITGPEFLPIIEEAGLAPIIDIWACKEVKKHLNLWEKEGFNPQISINLHPDTLKSKDAINKIIDILYEKNIMFEIIERSFLYGKIAENNVYRLQNNGFKIAIDDYGIGYSSLEIITKLKIDELKIDKSLIDIINTEKGFAVCKHTVNLCHDLYYKVVAEGVETKEQYEKVKLINIDYVQGYYFSPALPFNRVHTFYTEFNKHI
- a CDS encoding molybdopterin molybdotransferase MoeA, with the protein product MAHISFDESIKILNENLPSVKASERVFLENALNRVLAEDIKAKYDNPYMPTASMDGYAIKYEDIDKEIKIIGKNPAGSFKYKKIEKGETVKTFTGSFMPENSDTLVPIENVEVIGDKLIIKEKVEKGFSVRPVGEDFKEGETLIKKGTLIKAGEIGVLASLGIPVVSVVKKPVVSVLATGEEVVDLDEEYKMGQIRSSNNYTLTALGRSLGYETHNLGIAGDNKESIKNKIISALQNSDIVVTTGGVSVGDFDFVKEITGEFDVLFHGVNIKPGQWIMIARAGEKYIVSLPGFPYSSFVTFLLYVVPIADAFENKKSLKVIEAKLRDDFIKKFKKTQFVAVNVSFENGEYVVDTKGKKQGSSGILTNLIGNEALMVLNEGLYSLSAGEKVKVILY
- a CDS encoding DUF1931 family protein, with amino-acid sequence MARVVGFKKIEAVFKKAASLELDKSKADRIIDIVEKKFHDLLLVAVEKTGYNGRDVIQPADMPLTRGFEESIREFKKLEEEVDLKDVLLYLEQIPPLKYPISKELEEVLPEYIGALMLIVARVLKQIGAHKKPSVEDIEKAERILDLTL
- the nspC gene encoding carboxynorspermidine decarboxylase; this encodes MNINTPAYVIEEKLLEKNLKVLDRVQKEADAKILVALKGYATWSTFDLLEKYLSGATASGLWEAKLANMKPWEVHTYCPAFKDSEIDEVADISHTVVFNSFNQLERFENRVKDKSLIGLRVNPGVSSSPVPLYDPCAPFSRLGIPKVNFKADKLKNVSGLHFHALCEQLDDALERTLEGFEKLYGEYLKDMEWVNFGGGHHITREGYDVEHLIEMIKAFRSRYPNIKDVYLEPGEAVGLNAGYLVAEVLDIIDNGMKIAILDTSAEAHMPDVLAMPYRPVVRGAGEPNEKKYTYRLGGVTCLAGDVIGDYSFDKPLEIGDKVIFEDMAIYTMVKNTAFNGIKLPDIIIKRKDGSIYKAREFHYEDFKNRLS
- a CDS encoding EAL domain-containing protein; this translates as MKFLLNKRIVAFIITLQEAFVAVIPFIIFTAFLMLFYIFINYFNISFIPKDLLDKFTKTVTSFTSLIATVSIAFFVAKRIKVSEIIAIILSIVTFLSITVYENPKFPLILPYGFTTATIFAPIVSTYFLKILYPKFSLHINLTDGNYHIYRFFNYIFVFFAAYIATMVLYISVDAIMDIIIDKYNPLVINLPNIIILAIRDFLVQLFWFIGIHGEHMVNALFGKEILFRQMFPNLTYGEFHRIFINIGGAGVGLSLLIALLIHAKDNTVKTLSKIAAPFVIFNINDIIIFLIVVFNRFLFLPFVFLPLLNLILAYIFINIVPLSFSTYHVIWSTPVFIDGFLKTNSFIVPAFQLSLIVIDTIIYSHFIKKYFEIQSLENKKYILQNNLEIKDEIRAKKDIKAFLANQELIEANTKLNELINDLNQNNLLIYYQPKIDLKYNKAQKFEALIRYNDNGQIKGPFFLDIIEKSGLAPIIDIWVCQQVKEDLQTWQLQNFFPQISINLHPDTLKSSDAMDKIIEMFKDENVVFEVIERSFVDSNAKENINKLIQHKYLISIDDFGVGYSSLETLIKNKFDELKLDKTLIDEIETKKGFLVCQNTVNLCKDLNIKVVAEGVETKAQLNSLRFMDVDYIQGYYFSPALPFEKVKEFSENFNLSDF